A genomic region of bacterium contains the following coding sequences:
- a CDS encoding ATP-binding cassette domain-containing protein has product MRDAIEMWRSTRMVVLTALCAALYAALLIPFKAIVLIPGLTEVRPASALPVILGLLFGPAAAWGSAFGNLIGDFFGTLTPGSFFGFIGNFFFAYVPYRLWATFSRREATGGLRQLPLYIFVCLMASSTCAAIIAWGVDLLGMAPYHVLGTIITLNNALPAIVLGGALLPLLYARSRRWGLLVSQNMSDADTAPGRLAPLGAVLTIGGSLAGVALAVFIFRLGANGQPPAWLLVLGSVRNAAGVCALLTVVGAALLARPPRWRRSADQGRVGADVTDAPGRPGGPAPQDGLAVSHLTFRYPSWDTPALRDVSLALAPGQWLTVVGPTGAGKSTLCLALCGVIPQLQDGDLEGRVSACGMDTADTPVHDIALRVGTLFQHFESQLFCTDVRSEVAFALEQRGVPRPEMLQRVDEALDAMGLTELQHADPATLSGGQKQRLALAALLAARPDVLVLDEPTTDLDPQGRRELVDMLRRLCAEGKTLVVVENDLWSPTDTDEGSLAAETMAVLGEGALQARAPAAELLRDPERCRKLGLKPLPLPDLFARLGSLERPLTVEEAVAAAQREGWRLDGSRVGHGEGGVVGAVTDRDGDVEAGDRSRGVAVGDRSHDLSTSEAIIEVAGLRHSYDAVEALAGVDLEIQRGEFVALLGPNGAGKTTLARHLNGLLKPSAGRVLVAGQDTTKTTPAHLARTVGYLFQDPDDEIFCQQVSDEVEFGLRNLGLPAAEREARVREALAWVGLTDRAEADPFTLTRGERQQVALAAVLAVRPEVIVFDEPTTGLDGVEQVAMMERLRALNAEGHTVVMITHAAWAAAEYARRLVLMGEGGRVLADGTPRELYADEALLAQAHQVAPDVIRFSRAAFGEVLLSVDEAAARLQR; this is encoded by the coding sequence ATGCGCGATGCCATTGAGATGTGGCGCAGCACCCGCATGGTCGTGCTGACGGCGCTGTGTGCGGCGCTCTATGCGGCCCTGCTGATCCCCTTCAAGGCCATCGTGCTGATTCCCGGCCTGACCGAGGTGCGTCCGGCCTCGGCGCTGCCGGTCATCCTGGGGCTGCTCTTCGGCCCGGCCGCCGCCTGGGGCTCGGCCTTCGGCAACCTCATCGGCGACTTCTTCGGCACCCTCACCCCGGGCAGCTTCTTCGGCTTCATCGGCAACTTCTTCTTCGCCTACGTGCCTTACCGGCTGTGGGCGACCTTCAGCCGGCGCGAGGCCACCGGCGGCCTCCGCCAACTGCCCCTCTACATCTTCGTCTGTCTCATGGCGTCCAGCACCTGCGCGGCCATCATCGCCTGGGGCGTGGACCTGCTCGGCATGGCGCCGTACCATGTCCTTGGCACGATCATCACGCTCAACAATGCTCTGCCCGCGATTGTCCTGGGCGGGGCGCTGCTGCCCCTGCTGTATGCCCGCTCGCGGCGCTGGGGTCTGCTGGTGTCGCAGAACATGAGCGATGCCGACACCGCCCCAGGCCGGTTGGCCCCTCTGGGCGCGGTGCTGACCATCGGCGGCAGCCTGGCCGGTGTCGCCCTGGCCGTATTCATCTTCCGCCTGGGCGCCAACGGCCAGCCGCCGGCGTGGCTGCTCGTCCTGGGCTCGGTGCGAAACGCTGCCGGCGTGTGCGCGCTGTTGACAGTGGTGGGGGCGGCCCTGCTGGCCCGTCCGCCGCGGTGGCGCCGGAGCGCCGACCAGGGCCGCGTCGGCGCGGACGTCACGGATGCGCCGGGGCGTCCTGGAGGTCCGGCCCCACAAGACGGCCTCGCGGTGAGCCACCTCACCTTCCGCTACCCCTCCTGGGACACACCCGCGCTGCGCGATGTCTCCCTCGCCCTCGCGCCGGGCCAGTGGCTCACCGTCGTCGGCCCCACCGGCGCCGGGAAGTCCACCCTCTGCCTGGCGCTGTGCGGCGTCATCCCCCAGCTCCAGGATGGTGACCTGGAGGGCCGCGTGTCCGCGTGCGGCATGGACACCGCGGACACTCCCGTCCATGACATCGCCCTGCGCGTAGGCACGCTCTTCCAGCATTTCGAGAGCCAGCTCTTCTGCACCGACGTGCGGTCGGAAGTGGCCTTCGCGCTCGAGCAGCGCGGCGTGCCGCGCCCCGAGATGCTCCAGCGGGTGGACGAGGCGCTGGACGCGATGGGCCTGACGGAGCTGCAGCACGCCGATCCGGCCACGCTCTCGGGCGGGCAGAAGCAGCGGCTGGCGCTGGCGGCGCTGCTGGCGGCGCGACCCGATGTGTTGGTCCTCGACGAGCCGACGACCGACCTGGACCCGCAGGGCCGGCGCGAGCTGGTGGACATGCTCCGCCGCCTGTGCGCCGAGGGCAAGACGCTGGTGGTGGTCGAGAACGACCTGTGGTCGCCCACGGACACGGATGAAGGCAGCTTGGCTGCCGAGACCATGGCCGTGCTGGGGGAAGGAGCCTTGCAGGCGCGCGCGCCGGCGGCGGAGCTACTGCGCGATCCCGAGCGCTGCCGGAAGCTGGGCCTCAAGCCGCTGCCTCTGCCGGATCTGTTCGCTCGCCTGGGCAGCCTCGAGCGTCCGCTGACGGTCGAGGAGGCCGTGGCGGCCGCGCAGCGGGAAGGATGGCGCCTGGATGGATCGCGCGTGGGACATGGTGAAGGAGGGGTCGTGGGAGCGGTCACCGACCGCGACGGGGACGTCGAGGCTGGTGATCGGTCCCGCGGGGTCGCGGTCGGTGACCGCTCCCACGATCTTTCCACATCTGAGGCCATCATCGAGGTCGCAGGCCTCCGGCATAGCTACGACGCGGTCGAGGCGCTCGCAGGTGTGGACCTGGAGATCCAGCGCGGCGAGTTCGTGGCCCTGCTGGGCCCCAATGGCGCGGGCAAGACGACCCTGGCGCGGCACCTCAACGGCCTGCTGAAGCCCTCGGCCGGGCGGGTGTTGGTGGCCGGGCAGGACACGACGAAGACGACTCCGGCGCACTTGGCGCGCACCGTAGGCTATCTGTTCCAGGACCCCGATGATGAGATCTTCTGCCAGCAGGTGAGCGACGAGGTGGAGTTCGGCCTGCGCAATCTGGGCCTGCCGGCGGCGGAGCGGGAAGCGCGGGTCCGCGAGGCGCTGGCCTGGGTCGGCCTGACGGACAGGGCCGAGGCCGATCCGTTCACGCTCACCCGCGGCGAGCGGCAGCAGGTGGCCCTGGCGGCGGTGCTGGCGGTGCGCCCCGAGGTGATCGTCTTCGATGAGCCCACGACGGGGCTGGACGGGGTGGAGCAGGTGGCGATGATGGAGCGCCTCCGCGCGCTGAACGCGGAGGGGCACACGGTCGTGATGATCACGCACGCAGCATGGGCGGCGGCGGAGTACGCGCGGCGGCTGGTGCTGATGGGCGAGGGCGGGCGCGTGCTGGCCGACGGCACGCCGCGCGAGCTGTACGCCGACGAGGCGCTCCTGGCGCAAGCGCACCAGGTCGCTCCAGACGTCATCCGCTTCAGCCGCGCAGCCTTCGGCGAGGTGCTGCTGTCGGTGGACGAGGCCGCTGCCCGTTTGCAGCGGTGA
- the pabB gene encoding aminodeoxychorismate synthase component I, producing MTDLLRRPGSALFCGEAWGSTASRGQCGREETPAHAISLSDPLRVISGRDPDALPAALDAVERELAAGHVVAGFMCYEAGRVFGLQTHDPWNPTPLYWFGVYEAAVHPSPVGRGRPAGAGVGPVPDMRLNVTRDEYCAALARVKEYIAAGDTYQVNYTCHARFAADLDPLDYFLAMVRSHPVPYAAYLDLGEAQIVSISPELLLEKRGDILRTKPMKGTRKRGRTPEEDAALRDELTSSLKDRAENLMSVDMMRNDLGRVCEIGSVDVPVLFEAEQYRSVWQMTTTVTGRVREDVGLRRVMEAILPGSSVTGAPKQRTMEIIHELEPEPRGVYCGAVCLFLPNGDWTLNLPIRTLVHRAGRYDLGIGSGIVWDSDPLSEYEETLLKSQFARRLTPELRLFETMLAEPRGAGRPRGAACPRVAKGCACEDTRAHATHAARVAYESEHLHRLAQSAAYWGFPFAADEAREALRAWVSTHEADDATIVRMELDQEGGLSFSSRPLPPPPEPPVRVLISQVGTDSSDRLLYHKTNQRDLYDAERERAMAGGYFEVVFCNEAGNLTEGAISNLFVRRGGQWLTPPLTDGLLPGIWRADFMARHAAVEAHLTPEMLGEAEEVVIGNSVRGEIRVDEVVLGGQTLHGREWSSRQGADGDH from the coding sequence ATGACTGACCTGTTGCGCCGGCCCGGCTCGGCCCTGTTCTGCGGTGAGGCGTGGGGTTCGACGGCCTCACGGGGGCAGTGCGGGCGTGAGGAGACGCCCGCCCACGCGATCTCGCTGTCTGACCCGCTCCGCGTCATCAGCGGCCGCGACCCTGACGCACTGCCCGCGGCGCTCGACGCAGTCGAGCGCGAACTGGCCGCCGGGCACGTTGTGGCCGGCTTCATGTGCTACGAGGCCGGCCGGGTGTTCGGGCTGCAGACGCACGATCCGTGGAATCCCACTCCGCTGTACTGGTTCGGAGTGTACGAAGCGGCCGTTCACCCCTCCCCCGTGGGGAGGGGTCGCCCCGCAGGGGCGGGGGTGGGTCCCGTCCCCGACATGCGCCTCAACGTCACCCGCGACGAGTACTGCGCCGCCCTCGCGCGCGTCAAAGAGTACATCGCCGCCGGAGATACCTACCAGGTCAACTACACCTGCCACGCGCGCTTCGCTGCTGATCTGGACCCGCTGGACTACTTCCTGGCGATGGTGCGGTCGCACCCCGTGCCCTATGCGGCCTACCTCGACCTGGGCGAGGCGCAGATCGTGAGCATCTCGCCCGAGTTGCTGCTGGAGAAGCGCGGGGACATCCTCAGGACCAAGCCGATGAAGGGCACGCGCAAGCGCGGGCGCACCCCCGAGGAGGACGCGGCGCTGCGGGACGAGTTGACGAGTTCGCTCAAAGACCGCGCCGAGAACCTCATGAGCGTGGACATGATGCGCAACGACCTGGGGCGCGTCTGTGAGATCGGCTCAGTGGACGTCCCGGTGCTGTTCGAGGCGGAGCAGTACCGCAGCGTCTGGCAGATGACGACGACGGTGACGGGTCGCGTGCGTGAGGACGTGGGTCTGCGCCGCGTCATGGAGGCCATCCTCCCCGGGTCCTCGGTCACCGGCGCCCCCAAGCAGCGCACCATGGAGATCATCCACGAGTTGGAGCCCGAGCCGCGCGGCGTCTACTGCGGGGCGGTCTGCCTCTTCCTCCCCAATGGGGACTGGACACTGAACCTGCCGATCCGTACGCTGGTGCACCGCGCCGGCCGCTACGACCTCGGCATCGGCTCGGGCATCGTGTGGGATTCGGACCCGCTGAGCGAGTATGAGGAGACGCTGCTCAAGTCGCAGTTCGCGCGGCGCCTGACGCCGGAGTTGCGACTGTTTGAGACGATGCTCGCGGAGCCGCGTGGGGCCGGACGACCGCGTGGGGCCGCGTGTCCTCGCGTGGCCAAAGGATGCGCGTGTGAGGACACACGCGCCCACGCGACCCACGCGGCCCGTGTGGCCTATGAGAGCGAGCACCTGCACCGCCTGGCACAGTCGGCGGCGTACTGGGGCTTCCCGTTCGCGGCGGACGAGGCGCGGGAGGCACTGCGAGCGTGGGTGAGCACCCATGAGGCAGATGATGCGACCATCGTCCGCATGGAGCTGGACCAGGAGGGTGGGCTGAGCTTCAGCAGCCGCCCGCTCCCGCCGCCGCCCGAGCCGCCAGTGCGCGTACTCATCTCTCAGGTGGGCACGGACTCCTCAGACCGCCTCCTGTACCACAAGACCAACCAGCGCGACCTGTATGATGCCGAACGCGAGCGCGCCATGGCCGGGGGCTACTTCGAGGTGGTCTTCTGCAACGAGGCCGGGAACCTTACCGAGGGCGCGATATCCAATCTGTTCGTGAGGCGAGGGGGCCAGTGGCTCACCCCACCGCTGACGGATGGCCTGCTGCCGGGCATCTGGCGCGCGGACTTCATGGCCCGCCACGCGGCCGTCGAGGCGCACCTCACGCCGGAGATGCTGGGGGAGGCTGAGGAGGTCGTGATCGGCAACTCGGTGCGAGGGGAGATCCGGGTGGATGAGGTGGTGCTGGGGGGGCAGACGCTCCACGGGCGGGAGTGGTCATCCCGTCAGGGAGCTGATGGAGATCACTGA
- a CDS encoding heparinase II/III-family protein, with amino-acid sequence MCRHCRFVPWAVPLMLLCGGATVQAANLATGPGGVAVAESQHRDRWGVDGSQPWLACDGKNETSWLSDNWEYSHTLALIFPRQVTVRQVVIHWGGGKPPLTITVRRWQDGKWGDLKTVTPPADAPSVAIDLDPVAVTALAVTQPAGQAHPEADRRLRLGEVQVMGEPVEPAATVDVAALRMAIVANLAAARQAEADQRVAPQLAVVMAKPKTAGFMGVINREDLERGQRNLATRPWARKFADRVLKDADWWVGQSDEAIYKLIPEGNPRALCPQFEKGCPIHGGARGVFRATIEKPYVWKCSKGGEEWYDGALVKHPQTGADVTVRDDGNGWLAPEGFLHPGRRYYFVAAYRYFLIGKLFSGPYEGDGGSLYQGGTPVTQLSLAYALTGEAKYAHKCAVMLGRLAEVYRFYDGCVEGPSQRQDGYIGQTFERFLVQNLIQACDLIWDAVGQDEELARFFAAQQTAGDYNGDGKITPADVQFNLQRNLLGYIYEYLHRCMPYFDGDFIMYEMTALAALAATLGNEEITREVLESDVGLRVLLTNSWFRDGKFIYDSTGYNLGNAQTPLQIAEWLHGVPYRGKPLDLYDDPDYRMSALFDFIRHVDCDGRVPQIGDVGGSRSRSLRETPAYSTYDERALLRLPSRRDIYLCRLLAASGGNLEGLRESTADAWLVFHAGSPLTPPGSGPTKPESPSSHIFDDGGIAILRAGSTAATRLHVPMTFSKGQYAHGHPDKLAINLFRYGYDLSADLGYPTTWTDIKNGGWETNTASHCTVMVDERGQQGYVIGNLHFFAAEPLCDVVEASAERAYPQCSLYRRTVGVVRDEQGEPLYVVDFFRVAGGKTRDYHFHSLGKPEDLTIASAGVSPAQGAGAGETPALNWVKQERGTLAGEEVAPMSKGGYGWLWDVQRTSSERPLVAQWAPTTGTSQGDRYLLTRQSFRNCTVEFKITRTGQAGGPQERCVFVFATDPRHVNDRRVIMMPAGSFPVGQPVPVKIVVQGGKAAMTVGGKPSGSVDVTGAAPEQGSVGLLHYYNYAWDYSDFTITPEGGQPIVADFTRPLSDDFWARNDGTYAAVGGVLQARDSEPVRLVMHTVGALGRELIRAVSEGYGVRGQAPLEGHVILRDRPSDAQAISTFATVFEPTNRQPVVRSVAELPVVAGAGERPGETTALLVETEGGNGQPRRDVIISSVSPDEAHERRVKLGDQEIILKGRFAALRAVGGRFATGMLVGGGGLTAEGCNLKLPGAYRGTITAANVAQAAIAVKTSPGSPSPGAKLVGRKLLVRNPSYGYTSVYTVEKVEALSGGAVRLTLNMPLLVARGVIQSVAAAQGSFASQTPVMKLRVNKGLFDGKPVRPSPEGREWRLKSATEQAFVLQDAKGLTEFVPGGSYVVCDLGIGDEVEVILSGSARGTD; translated from the coding sequence ATGTGCCGTCATTGCCGCTTTGTTCCGTGGGCTGTGCCGCTGATGCTGCTGTGCGGAGGCGCCACCGTGCAGGCTGCCAACCTCGCCACTGGCCCAGGGGGCGTCGCTGTCGCCGAGAGCCAGCACCGCGACCGCTGGGGCGTGGACGGTTCCCAACCGTGGCTGGCTTGCGATGGCAAGAACGAGACCTCGTGGCTTTCGGACAACTGGGAGTACAGCCACACCCTCGCACTCATCTTCCCGCGGCAGGTCACGGTGCGGCAGGTCGTCATCCACTGGGGCGGCGGCAAGCCACCACTCACTATCACCGTGCGGCGCTGGCAGGACGGTAAGTGGGGGGACCTCAAGACGGTCACTCCGCCGGCGGATGCCCCATCGGTTGCCATTGATCTCGACCCGGTGGCCGTCACGGCACTGGCTGTCACGCAGCCGGCCGGGCAGGCACACCCGGAGGCCGACCGGCGGCTGCGCCTCGGCGAGGTGCAGGTGATGGGCGAGCCCGTCGAGCCGGCCGCGACCGTGGATGTAGCCGCGCTGCGGATGGCGATCGTCGCGAACCTCGCCGCTGCCCGCCAGGCTGAGGCCGACCAGCGCGTCGCGCCGCAGCTTGCGGTCGTCATGGCCAAGCCCAAGACCGCCGGCTTCATGGGGGTCATCAACCGCGAGGACCTGGAGCGCGGGCAGCGCAACCTCGCCACGCGGCCGTGGGCGCGCAAGTTCGCTGACCGCGTCCTCAAGGATGCCGACTGGTGGGTGGGGCAGAGCGATGAGGCGATCTACAAGCTGATCCCCGAGGGCAACCCGCGCGCGCTATGCCCGCAGTTCGAGAAGGGCTGCCCCATCCATGGCGGCGCGCGCGGCGTCTTCCGGGCCACCATCGAGAAGCCGTATGTCTGGAAGTGCAGCAAGGGCGGCGAGGAGTGGTACGACGGCGCGCTCGTGAAGCACCCGCAGACCGGCGCGGACGTCACCGTCCGTGACGACGGCAATGGCTGGCTCGCCCCCGAGGGCTTCCTGCATCCGGGGCGGCGGTACTACTTCGTGGCCGCCTACCGCTACTTCCTGATCGGCAAGCTCTTCAGCGGCCCGTACGAGGGCGACGGCGGCTCACTGTACCAGGGCGGGACGCCGGTGACGCAGTTGTCCCTGGCCTATGCCCTCACCGGCGAGGCGAAGTATGCCCACAAGTGCGCCGTGATGCTGGGCCGCCTCGCCGAGGTCTACCGCTTCTACGACGGCTGCGTGGAGGGACCGTCCCAGCGCCAGGACGGCTACATCGGCCAGACCTTCGAGCGCTTTCTCGTGCAGAACCTGATCCAGGCCTGCGACCTGATCTGGGATGCGGTGGGCCAGGACGAGGAGTTGGCGCGGTTCTTCGCGGCCCAGCAGACGGCGGGGGACTACAACGGCGACGGCAAGATCACCCCTGCCGACGTGCAGTTCAACCTGCAGCGCAATCTCCTCGGCTACATCTACGAGTACCTGCACCGTTGCATGCCCTACTTCGACGGCGACTTCATCATGTATGAGATGACGGCGCTGGCGGCGCTGGCCGCGACGCTGGGGAATGAGGAGATCACGCGCGAGGTCCTCGAGAGCGATGTCGGCCTGCGGGTGCTTCTGACCAACTCGTGGTTCCGCGACGGGAAGTTCATCTACGACAGCACGGGCTACAACCTGGGGAACGCGCAGACGCCGCTGCAGATCGCCGAATGGCTGCACGGGGTGCCGTATCGGGGCAAGCCCCTGGACCTGTACGACGATCCCGACTACCGCATGAGCGCCCTGTTCGACTTCATCCGCCATGTGGACTGCGACGGCCGCGTGCCGCAGATTGGCGACGTGGGGGGCTCGCGCTCCCGCAGCTTGCGCGAGACGCCGGCGTACAGCACGTATGACGAGCGGGCGCTGCTGCGGCTGCCGTCGCGGCGGGACATCTACCTGTGCAGGCTGCTGGCCGCCAGCGGTGGAAACTTGGAGGGTCTGCGCGAGAGCACCGCCGACGCCTGGCTCGTGTTCCACGCCGGGTCGCCGCTTACCCCGCCTGGCTCGGGGCCCACGAAGCCGGAGTCTCCGTCGTCGCACATCTTCGACGATGGGGGCATCGCCATTCTGCGTGCCGGCAGCACAGCCGCCACGCGGCTGCACGTCCCCATGACCTTCAGCAAGGGCCAGTACGCCCACGGCCACCCGGACAAGCTGGCGATCAACCTCTTCCGCTATGGCTATGACCTGAGCGCCGACCTGGGCTATCCTACCACCTGGACCGACATCAAGAACGGCGGCTGGGAGACCAACACCGCGAGCCACTGCACGGTGATGGTGGACGAACGGGGACAGCAAGGCTACGTCATCGGCAACCTGCACTTCTTCGCCGCCGAGCCGCTGTGCGATGTGGTGGAGGCCTCGGCGGAGAGGGCCTACCCGCAGTGCAGCCTGTACCGGCGCACGGTGGGCGTCGTCCGCGATGAACAGGGCGAGCCGCTGTATGTGGTGGACTTCTTCCGCGTGGCGGGGGGCAAGACGCGCGACTACCACTTCCATTCGCTGGGCAAGCCAGAGGACCTCACCATCGCCAGCGCCGGCGTCTCGCCGGCCCAGGGCGCCGGGGCCGGCGAGACGCCGGCCCTGAACTGGGTGAAGCAGGAGCGCGGCACGCTCGCCGGGGAGGAGGTCGCGCCCATGAGCAAGGGCGGGTACGGCTGGCTATGGGACGTCCAGCGCACCAGCTCCGAGCGGCCGCTGGTGGCGCAGTGGGCCCCGACCACCGGCACCTCCCAGGGCGACCGCTATCTGCTTACGAGGCAGAGCTTCCGCAACTGCACGGTCGAGTTCAAGATCACCCGGACGGGGCAGGCCGGCGGCCCGCAGGAGCGCTGCGTGTTCGTCTTCGCCACCGACCCGCGGCATGTGAACGACCGTCGGGTCATCATGATGCCTGCCGGCAGCTTCCCGGTGGGGCAGCCTGTACCCGTCAAAATCGTCGTGCAGGGCGGGAAGGCCGCGATGACCGTCGGCGGGAAGCCCTCGGGCAGCGTGGATGTCACCGGCGCGGCACCCGAGCAGGGCTCCGTCGGCCTGCTGCACTACTACAACTACGCCTGGGACTACAGCGACTTCACCATCACGCCCGAGGGCGGGCAGCCGATCGTCGCCGACTTCACCCGGCCCTTGAGCGACGACTTCTGGGCGCGCAACGACGGCACGTACGCAGCCGTGGGCGGGGTGTTGCAGGCGCGCGATAGCGAGCCGGTGCGGCTGGTCATGCACACCGTCGGCGCCCTCGGGCGCGAACTCATCCGTGCCGTCTCCGAGGGCTACGGAGTGCGCGGGCAGGCGCCACTGGAGGGCCATGTCATCCTTCGCGACCGCCCGTCCGACGCGCAGGCGATCAGCACCTTTGCGACGGTCTTCGAGCCCACCAATCGCCAGCCCGTTGTGCGGAGTGTGGCCGAGTTGCCCGTCGTCGCCGGTGCGGGCGAGCGGCCGGGCGAGACCACGGCGCTCCTCGTCGAGACCGAGGGCGGCAACGGGCAGCCACGCCGTGATGTCATCATCAGCAGCGTGAGCCCGGACGAGGCGCATGAGCGGCGGGTGAAGCTGGGTGACCAGGAGATCATCCTGAAGGGGCGCTTCGCTGCGCTACGTGCGGTGGGCGGCCGCTTCGCTACGGGTATGCTGGTCGGTGGCGGCGGCCTGACGGCGGAGGGCTGCAACCTCAAGCTGCCCGGCGCCTACCGAGGCACGATCACGGCCGCGAACGTCGCCCAGGCAGCCATCGCGGTGAAGACCAGCCCCGGCAGCCCTTCTCCCGGGGCGAAGCTGGTGGGCAGGAAACTGCTGGTGCGCAACCCCTCATATGGCTACACTTCGGTCTATACCGTGGAGAAGGTCGAGGCCCTGTCCGGCGGCGCGGTCCGCCTGACGCTGAACATGCCGCTCCTCGTGGCCCGGGGCGTCATCCAGAGCGTGGCTGCCGCGCAGGGCAGCTTCGCCAGCCAGACCCCCGTGATGAAGCTGCGGGTGAACAAGGGCCTCTTTGACGGCAAGCCCGTGCGGCCGTCGCCGGAGGGGAGGGAATGGCGGCTGAAGTCGGCGACGGAGCAGGCCTTCGTGCTCCAGGACGCGAAGGGACTCACGGAGTTCGTCCCGGGCGGCAGCTATGTCGTCTGCGACCTCGGCATCGGCGACGAGGTAGAGGTCATCCTGTCTGGGTCGGCGAGGGGCACAGACTGA
- a CDS encoding beta-lactamase family protein: protein MESLATQIKRAVNAAIETGQTPGAVVLVSRGHEVLLHEAYGQRMVQPEPRPMLPDTIFDMASVTKPFATATAVMQLVEQGALSLDRPVSHWLPEFGRPGGPADPTLRQLLTHSSGLKPYRNYLHEWGDTVPPAQRRRRAIADIAGLPLDYTPGQGFAYSCLNFVVLASVVQRVSGLAMDAYFRRHIGGPLGLRDTSFHRAGKTNYAAARCAATEPLPEGVLCGVAHDEIARYLSGVGGNAGLFSTAADLSRFMRMILHGGELDGVRLLRKKTVRTMTSPGLDLGNLQRGLGWDMNSTYSPSVRGKYFPRPGEGAPASFGHTGYTGTSVWADPTSRVYVIILANRVHFGREVSVMGLRQRIANIVGKRLIPRAGSA from the coding sequence ATGGAGAGTCTTGCCACCCAGATCAAGCGCGCGGTCAATGCCGCCATCGAGACCGGGCAGACGCCCGGCGCCGTGGTGCTCGTGAGCCGCGGCCATGAAGTGCTGCTGCACGAGGCCTACGGGCAGCGCATGGTGCAGCCCGAGCCGCGTCCCATGCTCCCGGACACCATCTTCGACATGGCCTCCGTCACCAAGCCCTTCGCCACCGCGACCGCCGTGATGCAGCTCGTCGAGCAGGGCGCGCTGTCGCTCGACCGGCCAGTGTCGCACTGGCTGCCCGAGTTCGGCCGGCCCGGCGGGCCGGCCGACCCGACGTTGCGGCAGTTACTGACCCATTCCAGCGGGCTGAAGCCGTATCGCAACTATCTGCACGAGTGGGGCGACACGGTGCCCCCGGCGCAGCGCCGCCGCCGGGCCATCGCCGACATCGCCGGCCTCCCCCTCGACTACACGCCCGGCCAGGGCTTCGCCTACTCGTGCCTGAACTTCGTCGTGCTGGCCTCGGTGGTGCAGCGCGTGTCGGGGTTGGCCATGGATGCCTACTTCCGGCGGCACATCGGCGGCCCGCTGGGGCTGCGGGACACGTCCTTCCACCGGGCGGGCAAGACGAACTACGCCGCTGCTCGCTGTGCGGCCACCGAGCCCCTCCCCGAGGGCGTGCTGTGCGGCGTTGCGCATGACGAGATTGCCCGCTACCTCAGCGGCGTCGGCGGCAATGCCGGGCTCTTCAGTACCGCCGCCGATCTCAGCCGCTTCATGCGGATGATCCTGCACGGAGGCGAACTGGACGGTGTGCGCCTCCTGCGGAAGAAGACCGTGCGGACGATGACCTCCCCGGGGCTGGACCTGGGGAACTTGCAGCGCGGGCTGGGCTGGGACATGAACTCGACCTACTCGCCCTCGGTGCGGGGCAAGTACTTCCCGCGCCCGGGCGAGGGCGCACCTGCGAGCTTCGGCCACACCGGGTACACGGGCACGTCCGTGTGGGCCGACCCGACCAGCCGCGTGTATGTCATCATCCTCGCCAACCGCGTCCACTTCGGACGCGAGGTCAGTGTCATGGGCCTGCGGCAACGCATTGCGAACATCGTCGGCAAGCGCCTGATCCCGCGCGCGGGCAGCGCCTGA
- a CDS encoding divalent-cation tolerance protein CutA, which produces MADFIQVQTTTERREEAEAIAGELVAQRLAACVQIVGPITSTYRWQGQVERAEEWLLLIKTTRAMYEPVEEAIRRLHAYEVPEIIALPIERGSEGYLGWVAAQVE; this is translated from the coding sequence ATGGCGGACTTCATCCAGGTGCAGACGACGACCGAGCGGCGCGAGGAGGCCGAGGCGATCGCGGGCGAGTTGGTGGCGCAGCGCCTGGCCGCCTGCGTGCAGATCGTGGGCCCGATCACCAGCACCTACCGCTGGCAGGGGCAAGTCGAGCGGGCAGAGGAGTGGCTGCTGCTCATCAAGACGACCAGGGCGATGTACGAGCCGGTGGAGGAGGCGATCCGGCGTCTCCATGCCTACGAGGTCCCCGAGATCATCGCGCTGCCGATCGAGCGGGGGAGCGAGGGGTACCTGGGGTGGGTGGCGGCCCAGGTAGAGTAG